The nucleotide sequence catcagaaggtcattcggacggcaaccatacaagtctccgtctgtttatgaaaagataggataagtccccacaaaaaagagagagatggtgcatgtggtatccccttgaggtataaaaggaggaccttgccgacgacgggacaggaggaggaagaggaggtcggcccattccgacgacgagggtcatgtcctcgccgtcgaaggTGCTTCgctggccacccgaaaggggaggcctgcgagcgacaaaaagaaagaagccgacgctccctgacctcggctacttggaagagcgaaggtggcgcgcggcccttcgagccgcgcgctaccagcagagcctgcggcgctaccatcagcgccacgtccgggcccgatcactctgcgtcgatgacctcgtcctacgccgcgtccaaacgcgtgctggattgagcaagctctcaccaatgtgggagggtccgtatcgagtgatcggcgtcccccggccgggcttcgttcggctggccacgggcgacggcacagagctgcctaacccgtggaacatcgaacaacttcgtcgcttctacccctaaagggggatcgggtgtcaggtcttgggctcgggccaaccccgcacccccccgggcgtgtAGGGTTGGCTGGGGGCttatctttcttctcttccgtatttcaataaaagcgttttcgatttcctaaaggctgtatctgtgctgttgtttccttttgaaggatcttgacttgaaataggtcactcgtgttcaatcctgccctcgggggctcgggtcggctaaaatcgccaaacggggcccagaaccgagccgtgccccggggcgtggtgaactccgggggggaatcggcaaaaacccacaatcgggtcacccataaccctcggtcaccatgctcccggcctggccagtctcgacatgtggatctccccaggcactagccccgacccgagccatttgaggactaggacctgggcacgagcccttgttcaagccaagacacaaaaggaccgcggcacaggcatcctcgtctcatacacacaacaaatagaattgacacaaaaaatttcctctttatttgattgcagattaaatcagcctataacaagaagggggcccgaaggcctcggaagaagaaggaaaagctatTAAGATTGGCGGATGCCTGGGGGttcactccgacgcgcccgggtagccggcctcgccgtcgctgtcgtccgcaccgttGTCACCgcactcctcgtcggagttgaaggCAAACGCGAGCCGAGGAGCCGttcattattgtcggtcggttttcccttgctgatgcgcgcgatttgcgaccgccgGGATTCTgcccgaagagagagagagcagggaggagaggcccccgagccgaacggcggcccaaggcccccgacggccggagctggccctccgcctgcttgtccgacggtgccaggcgcccccgacccctaggatggccccgaggccactgcgggaaggccgcacctatcgccctctgaccccgaggctaaccctgtgccgattcgatccgggagagagcagggagaagaggcccccgagccgaacggtggcctaaggcccctgacgaccggagttggccctttgcccgcttgtccgacgacgccaggagcccccgacccccaggacggccccgaggccactgtgggaaggccgcccctgtcgtcctccgaccccgaggtcgtcggcacagaagacgagtgcgccccgcgaggccgcttgggtGAAGAGCaccccagggatgcggcccctagcgaagaggatcggccccaccgaaaggtgcagcggcccatcTACTTTGTTAttgaggccctccgggatgccaagacccgataccctcaggcccagaagatgctttacgctattctgatgacttcgaggaaactgcgccattatttccaggcgcatcgggtcacggtggttacgtcttaccccctcggccaaatcttgcataatcgagagggtactggacgggtggtgaaatgggcaatcgaactttctgagtttgatttgcactttgaaccaagccacgcgatcaagagctaggccctcgccgactttgtggtggagtggaccccagctcccaagctcgtctccgcccccgaggccagctcgagcCCATCGCAGCTGCCTCATACCGCCCTCTGGGTGATGTAGTTCGACGGCACCTGTAggaaccggccccacctgtcaccaggccttagaagtggcgtcacgcccgaccgcttccctcgaggagggcgatcgccctggcataacgccgggggctactgtcggtgacacgggaccgggagtatcatgacttagagacttgaggcagacacgatcacccacgtggcctaatcccctcggggggggggggtcgggcccgagggtgatacggccgcccttctctttgtctccccgaggggtcggaccgctcccgtctcggccccgagggccgaggcgccccgaccccttgtgggttttgcgccgcgtatatggggtaggtgagcatagcggggctcacctaaccacatttattgcggtttggacgagcgcgtcacgccgcatgtaacgcagtgcagcgcgctcgtttatccggtctgtgatcagtcacagaccggtcagatcgtgggttaggtggcgacaggcggtctgacgcacgcctcgccccatcccgtcaggacgagagcctcaaagcactcgtccctagccggagccggcgtgttacctcctggagatggcacgttggttccggtcagatatatgccaggcttcatcctaaccattacaggcaagatattgtatgaagaagggcgaacatgcagattgataaactgacgcgtggtggacaagaatgaccgatttgtgaccggtctgacactggtcatgtcgtcagcagacagccatgttcccacgtcgcgcctgcttccggcggaagtggaggtaggtatgggctgtcccatcagaaggtcattcggacggcaaccatacaagtctccgtctgtttatgaaaagataggataagtccccacaaaaaagagagagatggtgcatgtggtatccccttgaggtataaaaggaggaccttgcccacttagaagggggAAGAACGATCCCGgaacgatcgggggctggctcgcactttgtagcttcttcatacacagatccaccaaaacacaggagtagggtattacgcttctcagcggcccgaacctgtatacatcgcccgtgtcttgtgtgtttccactctcgcgaatCTTCCACACTCAGaccaggagcttagaatctcacccagggcccccggccgaaccggcaaaggggggcctgcgcggtctcccggtgaggagccccacgctccgtcactaGGGTATTAGACGCTGTGGGCGGGAATGATGGCGTGGCACGAGGCTGTGGATCCGGCACTGCCATGGCCGGATCTGCCACCCCCCCTCCCCGTGGCTGGATCTGGCGTTGGTGCGACCGATTTTGTCCTGAGGCAAGGCTCGGGTGACGACAGTGGCTGGCCAACGGGAGCGGGCGATGACAGCGTCTGGTTTGCACGGGAGGCGTGGGCGAAGGCAGCGACTGGCTAGCACGGGAGGCGCGGACAACTGTGACGATTGGCAGATGCGGCCGGCGTGGGCAGCTGGCCGGTGGCCGGCGGAAGGAACCGTTGTGCGTGGCAGTGGCGTACGCAATGCCAACAGTGGGAGGCTGGTGAGGTGCGTGGTGAGGCTGGTGCGATGGGACGACGACACGGCTGGGGTGCAACAGCGGTAAGGATGTCGCAGTGGGAGGACGAAGGCGATGGTCGTGCGACCAGGTGACCCGTCGGAGGACACGGGCAGACTGATTGAGGTGAcgacgatggtagcgtcatgaGGTGGGAGTTGAATGCTCCGGCGAGCTTCTTTCAAGGCATCAGTCCTTTTTGCGGCATTGGCTTGCCACCGCAAGATGGCCACGCTGGATGGGCTAGTGCGGGGAGAGGGgatccattcttctctctcaccctctccatctccatcctAACCATGTGGATGGAGTTGGAGCACGCCAAAGGTTGAGACCCTTCTTTGACGGTTGGCTGGCAGCGAGACGGTCGCGCGGTGGCTGCACGTCGAAGGGGATTAGTTGGTGCACTCTTTGGCGTGGGAGAGTAGGAACTACGGCGAAGGCCTAGCCTTCATGCCAGCAACGGCGACGCCTGCAGGCGCCGCTTCCCCTTGGGGCgttgctgaatttttttttctgctctacCAATGATTCCTTCCCCTTGGGGTGttgctgcattttttttctgctctCCCAATGATTCCTGTAGGTGAAAACCTTGTCCTGTTTCACTAGGATGGGCGACGACGCTCTTGGTGTCGTTTTCTCTTGGAGGCATCATCTTGAAGACCCAGTCCTTTGGGGTGTTGGGTGCTTGTTCTGTTTTTAGTAGTAGGATCAGACATAGACGCGTGATGTGtttgtattttctattttctattttcCTAACTATAATCTTCTAGGACTATAGACTTGTATTTTTTCTGCTATACTAATAGAAACATCATGCTACCTTGTGCGggttgttaaaaaaaagttcatttgAATCGGCCCGGAAAGGTGGGTTTACAGATACATTACCCTCCAAACCATAGGGAAATCCGTCCACAGCCCTACCTCATGGAACTCCACCATTCAACTTGCAGCGGCACGAGCGCCTCGCCTTCTTCTCTCGTCCCAAACATTGGCATCGGCGCCTCCCATGGTGGTCGTTGCCTTAGCAACAGCCAAGCAGTAGATGCAGTGGGTGGCGAGccctcttctccacctccttcTCTTCGTTCTTGCGCGTTTCTCTCGGTCGTGCGTTGCTTCGGTTCGGAGGGTATCTTTTATGGTGCAGCCGGGAGGTGTGCCCACCTCATCAATTCATCTCCGCTGGCCGTGGCTGTGGTTCTCCTTGCACGGCCAGGCCTCCTCGAAGGTATACTTCTCGGCCTCGAAGTCCTCCTACTCCATGCTGTGGAACTGAtagcaagaactaagccaactagAGGAGGGGGGTTGAATGGTTGtagtacccaaaaaccaaaacttttggtagaattaaaagttaccctcgaatctGATGTAGATCAATCTGACCGGAGTTGATCCGTCGGTCTAACCGTGCCTATACCGCCGGTGCGACCGGTGTAGATCGCCCAGTCCAACTGCTCGCGTCGCCTCCTCCTGCTATCATCACCACCGGTCTAATCGCAGTAATGCCACCTGTCTGACCGCCGCGATGCCACCAGTCTGACCACCAAAACCTgagcaaacacaaatcgaagatctctcaaagtagattgaaactttattacttctctctgtgtttacataGGCCAACTACAATACTCCTcacgaaaatctcgactaaactttACTCTCAACTCAACTCTCTCAAAAACGATGCTTGGATTTGTTTCATGTTTCGGTACGTTTCAGAACCGtgtttcatacgttgtagcaaaatgttttaTTGTGTGATTTGATTGTGTTTTACCATTTCCAGCACGGAAACATTTTGAATTCGATGGTGTTTTCATTCTTTCCCTCGATATACTCAGATTTATTTCATGTTTCAATATATTCGAAACCGTTCTTTCATAcattgtagcaaaatgtttcatggtgtgatttgattgtgttttagttttttaaaagattaaaacattttcgatctacttggtgaaacaGCCCGATTTTTAGGCGCCTCAAGAACTTTATAATTAAAATTAGGTGACAGCAGGATATCAAATGAAATTATTTGGAAAAAAGGATATCATACGAAATAATGCGGAAAAGCACAGCCCATTCAATACATTATTAAGCCTTCTCAAGCCATTGGGATGGGAAGAAAGTTGCACTTTGCAAAGCACGCCCgtacacttttttttataatagaatGAGATCTATTATTTGCTTTAAAGAAACTACAGAAAGTCTGCGACTCTACAAGCTCATAGACAAGCACCTTATTTTTGCTTCCACGCACACAAAAATACCATCACAATCCTATACATAAGTATTTCCTCACATGACAAATAGTAATAAAAACCACTCGTAACGGAGAATCATCAACGATGCAGAAGTAACTAGTGGTTGTATGTTCATCTTGCTAATGGACCAACATTGGCCAATGAAACCGTGGTATCACTCGTGCCCGTGGTTCCACTGAGGGCACTATACTCACAAGTTTGCTCCAATGCCAGACTCTCCTTTAGCTGTGCAACCACAGCAGCCATTGTTGGACGTTGAGCGCCAATATCAGTGGTGCACAACAATGCAGTGTCTACCACCTTCCACATTGAGCTGACATCATAGGCATCTCCAAGCCGTGCATCCACAACTAAGCTGATGTTACCAGAAGCAACCTTATTTTTCACGCGCTGAACGATGTGGCCTAGCCCCGGTAGTATTGGAGATTCACCTGTGGCTATCTCTAGTAGAACAATGCCGAAGCTATAAACGTCACTGCTCTCGGTGAGCCTGCCAGTGTGAAAGTACCTAAAAAATGGTAGATGTTAATAGACCTAATCTGGGGCACTAAGTGATTAAAATAGAATTacgccacacacacacaacattCTCCCTCCCGGCTGATAATACTTAATGTTTTGGACAAGGGTAAGgacaaactttaaaatctttggttATGAATAATtcctaaaatatttgtcttggaAATATTTTgactatatgtatagattagtcttaaaaaatacttcaataaaatcatatatttgttaacatttatatacatattataataaaaaataatggtcaaaattgtttttttaagaccgtgtctttgtccaaaacgacaagtattatcaacctggagggagtagtagttttGATGAAACACCATgttatcaattatttttagtgaAACACCATCTTATCGTTATTAATTTCATAACATAGTGAACTCACACAACTGAAAGCTAAATCAAGATACCTtatttgagaaaaaagaaatgtaAATCAAGATAGCTATGGTATTGGATGAAGGTATACATACTCAGGGTCCATGTAACCTGCTGACCCAGCTGGAGTGACTGATATGTGAGTTTGTGTCTCACTAACATAAGATTTAGAAAGTCCAAAATCTGCTATTTTGGCTTGCAAATTTTGACTTAACAAAATGTTACTGGTCTTCACATCCCCATGAATTATTGGTAGACTACAACCTTTGTGCAGATAATCCAAGCCTACACATATCACCATCATATCCAGAGAACAATAGTGAGAAATGCACATTAATGCATATTGGCCGGTGATGTATCTAGTAAAACATGTTGCATTTTCATAAGTATACTTGCTTCGTTCTTACATTTTATAACTATAATATGTTAACAGAACTATTAATTGTATTAACATTCATTGGCAAGTCTAGCTGCTGATGTCATTTCATGTAAAAATTCTAACTAATTACATTGTAACACTtatcaaagttttaaaatacaCATTGCATATGTCGACAAGAAAAAAAGCAGCATACCTTGTGCAGCTTCGACCACAACTCGAACGCGTGTCCTCCAATTTAAGGAGTCACTAACACCATTATTACCTTGATATATGTGTAAAAGTAATAGTTAGAATAGAATCATGCATGTATTACATGCCAGTTTcaacaaattttacatatatcaaTGCAATAGGTTTTACTTAGAAATGTGGAACTATTTCCTAgaaagtttatatatttttatttgaggTAGAGAAATATCATCGGAAGGCCTGTAAAGAAGTAATGAAATCTTAAGATCATAGTGTAGATCGACATAATTCCTTTATCAAGTATGATAGTAgccttctaaaaaaaataaggacAACGGTTATATTTGGATTCGGCAAACCTCTCAAATGATCACAGAGACTGCCTCGAGCCATGTACTCATAAACCAGTGCTAAATGACCCTTCTCCCAGCAGTAACCGACCAAAGAAACTAGATTCCTATGATGCACCTTTGTCAAGCTTTGAACctacaaaatagaaaaaaaaatatagagtaaATCTCAAAGGTTGTACTTAATGATCTCATCGTAAATGTGACTAGGTTTAACCAGAAATATATTTCCTTTTTTCCCTTCAACTAAGGCGATAATACAGATGAGCTACATTCACATCTAAGCCATAACAAATTGGGATGCTAAGATCACTTTAACTTTTAGATTACCTCGGCGAAAAATTGATCAAGCCCATGCGATGATGATTCTGAGCGTATCTTGACAGCAACCTCAATTCCATCTTCTAAACAACCATAGAAGACGGGTCCAAAACCTCCTTGTCCAATGAACCGTTCAAAATTATTAGTGAACTTCTCAAGCTCCTTATATGTAAATTGGCGATTCTCAACTT is from Oryza sativa Japonica Group chromosome 9, ASM3414082v1 and encodes:
- the LOC112936039 gene encoding senescence-induced receptor-like serine/threonine-protein kinase codes for the protein MGIKLEYGIKKNWTGDPCFPAQLAWDGIKCSSVSGNNTARIIYLDLSYSNLHGSISNNFTLLTALEYLNLSCNQLDGPIPESLRENNTRSFVFSFGSDGDMCNKTINPPPSRKKVKGGAIIAIAVVVPVSAIVLILAYLIWRQKRKPKISTDDPPREPELDIAPASRNNHGGTLLKVENRQFTYKELEKFTNNFERFIGQGGFGPVFYGCLEDGIEVAVKIRSESSSHGLDQFFAEVQSLTKVHHRNLVSLVGYCWEKGHLALVYEYMARGSLCDHLRGNNGVSDSLNWRTRVRVVVEAAQGLDYLHKGCSLPIIHGDVKTSNILLSQNLQAKIADFGLSKSYVSETQTHISVTPAGSAGYMDPEYFHTGRLTESSDVYSFGIVLLEIATGESPILPGLGHIVQRVKNKVASGNISLVVDARLGDAYDVSSMWKVVDTALLCTTDIGAQRPTMAAVVAQLKESLALEQTCEYSALSGTTGTSDTTVSLANVGPLAR